From Streptomyces durmitorensis, a single genomic window includes:
- a CDS encoding PLP-dependent cysteine synthase family protein, whose translation MPRYDSPLAAVGNTPLVRLPRLSPSDDVRIWAKLEDRNPTGSIKDRPALHMVEQAEKDGRLTPGCTILEPTSGNTGISLAMAAKLKGYRIVCVMPENTSQERRELLAMWGAEIIPSPAAGGSNTAVRVAKELAAEHPDWVMLYQYGNPDNAGAHYATTGPEILADLPSVTHFVAGLGTTGTLMGVGRFLREQKPDIKIVAAEPRYDDLVYGLRNLDEGFVPELYDASVLTTRFSVGSADAVTRTRELLQQEGIFAGVSTGAALHAAIGVGKKAVAAGESADIVFVVADGGWKYLSTGVYTAETTEAAIETLQGQLWA comes from the coding sequence ATGCCTCGCTACGACTCCCCGCTGGCGGCCGTGGGCAACACGCCCCTCGTCCGCCTGCCGCGCCTCTCGCCCTCCGACGACGTCCGCATCTGGGCGAAGCTGGAGGACCGCAACCCGACCGGTTCCATCAAGGACCGCCCGGCGCTGCACATGGTCGAACAGGCGGAGAAGGACGGGCGGTTGACGCCCGGCTGCACGATCCTGGAGCCGACGTCCGGCAACACGGGCATCTCGCTCGCGATGGCGGCCAAGCTCAAGGGCTACCGCATCGTGTGCGTCATGCCGGAGAACACCTCGCAGGAGCGGCGTGAGCTCCTCGCCATGTGGGGCGCGGAGATCATTCCGTCCCCGGCGGCGGGCGGCTCCAACACGGCCGTACGCGTGGCCAAGGAGCTGGCTGCCGAGCACCCGGACTGGGTGATGCTCTACCAGTACGGCAACCCGGACAACGCGGGCGCGCACTACGCGACGACCGGCCCGGAGATCCTCGCGGACCTCCCCTCGGTCACCCACTTCGTGGCGGGCCTCGGCACCACGGGCACGCTCATGGGCGTGGGCCGCTTCCTGCGCGAGCAGAAGCCGGACATCAAGATCGTCGCCGCGGAGCCCCGCTACGACGACCTCGTGTACGGCCTGCGGAACCTCGACGAGGGCTTCGTCCCCGAGCTGTACGACGCGTCCGTCCTGACCACCCGCTTCTCCGTCGGCTCGGCGGACGCGGTGACGCGCACCCGCGAGCTCCTCCAGCAGGAGGGCATCTTCGCCGGGGTCTCCACCGGCGCCGCGCTGCACGCGGCGATCGGCGTCGGCAAGAAGGCGGTGGCGGCGGGGGAGTCCGCCGACATCGTGTTCGTGGTGGCCGACGGCGGGTGGAAGTACCTCTCGACGGGCGTCTACACCGCCGAGACGACCGAGGCGGCCATCGAGACACTGCAGGGCCAGCTCTGGGCTTAG